A genomic stretch from uncultured Pseudodesulfovibrio sp. includes:
- the ffh gene encoding signal recognition particle protein — MFESLQERLGNTFSKFSGQKTLDENNIKDGLREVRLALLEADVNFKVVKQFVDHVKERALGDEVMKGLDPGQQIIKIVNEELIELLGGEQQGLDLKARPLKLMMVGLQGSGKTTSSGKLAMFLRKQHGKKPYLVPADVYRPAAIDQLNTLARQLDVPVYPSTTDMNPVDICKDALVKAEELGCDLILFDTAGRLHVDEELMNELVNIKKECQPQEILFVADAMTGQDAVTVAESFNEKLEISGVILTKMDGDARGGAALSIKTVTGKSVKFVGVGEKLSELELFHPDRIASRILGMGDMMTLIEKAQSEINEDEAKAMADKMAKAEFDFEDFLGHMRKLKKLGSMEGLLKMIPGMGNIMKQMGDNVMPEEEMKRTEAIISSMTMKERRQPKLINASRKERIAKGSGVKVADVNALIKNFKQMSKVMQSMMGGGKKKKGRFGLPKLPGLGGGQMPDMDALGGMGGMPGMPGMPGMPGMGMDEESGKRSLSKKTLKARNKKKLNKKTKKKKKKK, encoded by the coding sequence TTGTTCGAGAGCCTGCAAGAAAGACTTGGCAACACTTTTTCGAAGTTTAGTGGTCAGAAGACCCTTGATGAAAATAACATCAAGGATGGTCTGCGTGAGGTGCGTCTTGCACTTCTTGAAGCTGACGTTAACTTCAAGGTGGTCAAACAGTTCGTTGACCATGTCAAGGAGCGAGCCCTCGGCGACGAAGTCATGAAGGGCCTCGATCCCGGGCAGCAGATAATCAAGATCGTCAACGAGGAGCTGATTGAGCTTCTGGGTGGCGAACAGCAGGGGTTGGACCTCAAGGCCAGACCGCTCAAGCTGATGATGGTTGGTTTGCAGGGCTCGGGTAAGACCACCAGCTCCGGTAAGCTCGCCATGTTCCTGCGCAAGCAGCACGGCAAGAAACCATACCTTGTGCCTGCGGACGTATATCGTCCGGCTGCTATCGACCAGTTGAATACGCTGGCCAGACAGCTTGATGTGCCGGTGTATCCGTCTACCACGGATATGAATCCGGTGGACATCTGCAAGGATGCTCTGGTCAAGGCCGAAGAATTGGGTTGCGATCTCATCCTTTTTGATACCGCAGGCCGCCTGCATGTTGACGAAGAGCTCATGAACGAGTTGGTCAATATCAAGAAGGAATGTCAGCCCCAGGAAATTTTGTTCGTGGCGGACGCCATGACAGGTCAGGATGCGGTTACCGTTGCCGAAAGCTTTAATGAAAAGCTCGAAATTTCCGGTGTGATCCTGACGAAGATGGATGGTGACGCCCGCGGCGGTGCCGCCCTGTCCATCAAGACCGTGACCGGCAAGTCGGTCAAGTTCGTGGGTGTGGGTGAAAAGCTCTCCGAGCTGGAACTCTTCCACCCTGATCGCATAGCCTCTCGTATTCTCGGCATGGGCGACATGATGACGCTCATCGAGAAGGCGCAAAGCGAGATCAACGAGGACGAAGCCAAGGCCATGGCAGACAAGATGGCCAAAGCCGAGTTCGATTTTGAAGATTTTCTCGGTCACATGCGCAAGCTCAAGAAGCTTGGTTCCATGGAGGGCCTGCTCAAGATGATTCCCGGTATGGGGAACATCATGAAGCAGATGGGCGATAACGTCATGCCCGAGGAAGAGATGAAGCGCACTGAGGCGATCATCTCCTCCATGACCATGAAAGAACGCCGTCAGCCGAAGCTCATCAATGCGAGCCGCAAGGAACGTATTGCCAAGGGTTCCGGTGTCAAGGTTGCCGACGTCAACGCGCTCATCAAGAACTTCAAGCAGATGAGCAAGGTTATGCAGTCCATGATGGGCGGCGGCAAAAAGAAGAAGGGGCGGTTCGGTCTGCCCAAGCTGCCCGGATTGGGCGGCGGTCAGATGCCTGACATGGACGCTCTGGGCGGAATGGGTGGAATGCCCGGTATGCCGGGGATGCCCGGAATGCCCGGTATGGGAATGGATGAAGAGAGCGGCAAACGTTCGCTTTCCAAAAAAACCCTGAAGGCGCGCAACAAGAAAAAACTGAACAAGAAAACCAAGAAAAAGAAGAAGAAGAAATAG
- the rpsP gene encoding 30S ribosomal protein S16, which yields MAMKIRLTRMGSKKRPFYRVVALDSAARRDGRPVEFLGHYNPMVEPNDIKLDMEKIEKWLEKGAEPSNTVRSLLKKAGK from the coding sequence ATGGCTATGAAAATCAGACTGACCCGGATGGGTTCCAAGAAGCGTCCTTTCTACCGCGTGGTGGCTCTCGACTCCGCTGCCCGTCGTGATGGACGCCCCGTTGAATTCCTCGGGCATTACAATCCGATGGTCGAGCCCAACGATATCAAGCTCGACATGGAAAAAATCGAGAAGTGGTTGGAAAAGGGCGCAGAGCCCAGCAACACCGTTCGTTCTCTGCTGAAAAAAGCCGGCAAGTAG
- a CDS encoding KH domain-containing protein yields MLKEMIEYIAKSLVDNPDEVHVSEVEGEQTSVIELKVAKEDLGKVIGKQGRTARAMRTLLGAASTKARKRSVLEILE; encoded by the coding sequence ATGTTGAAAGAGATGATTGAGTACATTGCCAAGTCCCTGGTGGACAACCCGGACGAAGTGCATGTTTCGGAAGTCGAAGGCGAACAGACCTCGGTAATCGAGCTCAAGGTGGCCAAGGAAGATCTTGGTAAGGTTATCGGCAAGCAGGGCCGCACGGCTCGCGCCATGCGGACACTGCTGGGTGCCGCATCCACCAAGGCCCGGAAGCGCTCCGTCTTGGAGATTCTCGAGTAG
- the rimM gene encoding ribosome maturation factor RimM (Essential for efficient processing of 16S rRNA) — translation MTIKQSAKGFIPVGGVVKPHGIRGEFCIKSYADSPTIFGVVDALYLQNGDTPPKPITVDSWREHKGLVLLTAKGVTDRDQADALRGRTVLVREEDLPELGDDEHYLYQMVGCRVVLTDGSEVGVLEGFYETSEQDTWVIVNEAGTEILLPAVPEFVLDIDLDDEVISIDPPEGLLDLYLHPDPPKKKKPRRPPRRKKPKQS, via the coding sequence ATGACCATTAAGCAGTCCGCCAAGGGGTTTATCCCCGTGGGCGGGGTGGTCAAGCCGCACGGAATTCGAGGGGAGTTCTGCATAAAAAGTTATGCAGACTCCCCGACCATTTTCGGTGTGGTGGATGCCCTGTATCTTCAGAATGGAGATACGCCCCCGAAGCCCATTACCGTTGATTCCTGGCGTGAGCATAAAGGACTTGTCCTGCTTACGGCCAAAGGTGTGACCGACCGCGATCAGGCAGATGCCCTTCGCGGCCGGACTGTTCTCGTGCGCGAGGAAGACCTGCCTGAACTGGGTGATGATGAACATTATCTATATCAGATGGTCGGCTGTCGCGTGGTGCTGACAGATGGCAGCGAGGTGGGTGTACTCGAAGGATTCTATGAAACCAGCGAGCAGGACACCTGGGTCATTGTCAACGAGGCCGGAACAGAAATCCTGCTGCCCGCCGTGCCCGAGTTCGTGCTCGATATAGACCTTGACGATGAGGTCATCAGCATTGACCCGCCCGAAGGACTGTTGGATCTGTATCTGCATCCTGACCCGCCAAAAAAGAAAAAACCCCGTCGCCCACCCCGCAGGAAAAAGCCAAAGCAGTCATGA
- the trmD gene encoding tRNA (guanosine(37)-N1)-methyltransferase TrmD, translating into MNYHLVSIFPHYFDSPLSSGLMNKAVETGLVNLDYVDVRQFAGGVHMSVDDRPFGGGPGMLLKLDPMIKALDSIESKGRIMMLSPRGKPLNQAMARELSQEENITLISGRYEGIDERLLDLYPIELVSVGDFVLNGGEAGAVCLLEAVSRLLPGFMGHEDSGEEESFSSGLLEYPHYTRPEDHDGLKVPEVLRSGDHGKIADWRRECSLSTTLSDRPDLLPEAQLTVEDIDFLRKQPRTRLGRNLYIALCHYPVVNKFGEKVAVSVTNLDLHDMARVTRSYGLGGFYATTPIDDQKALADRLLDHWKDGAGSLANPDRAEAFSKVKVFDDIDAAVLDIEAQTGQCPRLAATSARLDRRKKAEPAMTYKELQGWLANSPVLLIFGTGHGLAEEVLSKTEGILRPVRYLDDYNHLSVRSAVAIIVDRLIADEY; encoded by the coding sequence ATGAACTACCATCTGGTTTCCATATTTCCGCACTATTTCGACTCCCCGCTTTCAAGTGGCCTTATGAACAAGGCTGTAGAGACCGGGCTGGTCAATCTTGACTATGTTGACGTGCGTCAGTTCGCCGGAGGAGTTCACATGTCTGTGGATGACCGTCCTTTTGGCGGTGGCCCGGGTATGCTGCTCAAGCTCGACCCTATGATCAAGGCCTTGGATTCCATTGAGTCCAAGGGACGCATCATGATGTTGTCGCCGCGAGGCAAACCGCTGAATCAGGCCATGGCACGCGAGCTGTCGCAAGAGGAAAACATCACCCTCATTAGTGGTCGGTATGAAGGCATAGACGAGCGTCTGCTCGATCTGTATCCAATTGAGCTAGTCTCAGTGGGTGACTTTGTGCTGAATGGTGGCGAAGCCGGTGCTGTCTGTCTTTTAGAGGCCGTGTCGCGCCTGTTACCCGGTTTCATGGGACATGAGGATTCTGGCGAAGAAGAATCATTCTCTTCAGGCTTGCTGGAATATCCGCACTACACTCGTCCCGAGGATCACGATGGGTTGAAAGTGCCGGAGGTTTTGCGCAGTGGTGACCATGGCAAGATTGCTGATTGGCGGCGTGAATGCAGCCTGTCCACCACGCTGAGCGATCGTCCCGACCTGTTGCCTGAAGCTCAGTTGACAGTGGAAGATATTGATTTTCTGCGAAAGCAGCCGCGCACTCGTCTGGGGCGCAACCTGTATATCGCGTTGTGTCATTATCCCGTGGTCAACAAATTTGGTGAAAAGGTGGCGGTTTCCGTGACGAACCTCGACCTCCACGACATGGCACGGGTGACTCGTAGTTACGGGTTGGGTGGTTTCTACGCGACAACGCCAATTGACGATCAGAAAGCATTGGCAGATCGGCTTCTCGATCACTGGAAGGACGGGGCCGGAAGTCTGGCGAACCCGGACCGCGCAGAGGCGTTTTCCAAGGTGAAGGTTTTTGACGATATCGACGCTGCTGTTCTTGACATCGAGGCGCAAACAGGGCAATGTCCCCGCCTCGCGGCTACTTCAGCAAGGCTGGATCGTCGCAAGAAAGCCGAGCCTGCAATGACCTATAAAGAACTGCAAGGCTGGCTTGCCAACTCTCCGGTTTTATTGATTTTTGGAACTGGTCACGGTTTGGCGGAAGAAGTCCTCTCCAAAACAGAAGGCATATTACGGCCTGTCAGGTATTTGGATGACTACAACCATCTGTCGGTTCGAAGTGCGGTTGCTATTATTGTCGACCGGCTTATCGCAGATGAGTACTAA
- the rplS gene encoding 50S ribosomal protein L19 produces the protein MDIIKKIEAEHIRLDMPQFKAGDTVKVHYRIIEGEKERIQVFQGAVLRRRRGTTNATFTVRKISDGIGVERVFPMNSPFIDRVEVVSEGKVRRSRIYYLRNLRGKAARIKSKQIWE, from the coding sequence ATGGACATTATCAAGAAAATCGAAGCTGAACACATCCGCTTGGATATGCCTCAGTTCAAGGCCGGTGACACCGTCAAGGTTCACTACCGTATCATCGAGGGTGAGAAAGAGCGTATCCAGGTTTTCCAGGGTGCAGTCCTTCGTCGTCGTCGTGGTACCACCAATGCTACTTTCACCGTGCGTAAGATTTCCGATGGTATCGGTGTCGAGCGTGTGTTCCCCATGAACTCCCCCTTCATTGATCGCGTTGAAGTGGTCTCCGAGGGTAAAGTTCGTCGTAGCCGCATTTACTACCTGCGTAACCTGCGCGGTAAGGCTGCACGCATCAAGTCCAAGCAGATCTGGGAATAA